A genome region from Prochlorococcus marinus CUG1417 includes the following:
- a CDS encoding N-acetylneuraminate synthase family protein, whose amino-acid sequence MKLDEILSIESKSLIIAEIGQNHDGSLGMAHAYIDACADAGVNAIKFQTHIAAEESSFDDEFRVNFSYQDKSRYEYWKRMEFTKKEWLELKKHADEKKILFLSTPFSLAAVKLLKDIGVEGWKIGSGDISINGIFRSLLKLEMPMIISTGMSSWAEIDQLIKLLKKEKSNFCLMQCTSKYPTNLAEVGLNILHDFKKKYNCRVGLSDHSGSISPSLAALANGFNIIEVHATFDKRMFGPDVSSSLTLEEIESIVSFSKDLEIMRLNPINKDLIAKDLNKQKKLFGKSLTYNGDFEKGHIINEKDLSLKKPGSGVPIQDLHKLIGKKLKTNVKINRLLKLEEIE is encoded by the coding sequence ATGAAATTAGACGAAATCTTATCTATAGAATCTAAATCGTTAATAATTGCAGAGATTGGTCAAAACCATGATGGATCTCTTGGTATGGCTCATGCATATATTGATGCGTGTGCAGATGCAGGGGTAAACGCAATTAAGTTTCAAACTCATATAGCAGCAGAAGAGTCATCATTTGATGATGAATTTAGAGTAAATTTCTCATATCAAGATAAAAGTAGATATGAATATTGGAAAAGAATGGAGTTTACTAAGAAAGAATGGTTAGAATTAAAAAAACATGCTGATGAAAAAAAAATATTATTTTTAAGTACACCTTTTTCTTTAGCGGCAGTAAAATTACTAAAAGATATTGGGGTAGAAGGTTGGAAGATAGGTTCTGGTGACATTTCTATCAATGGTATTTTTAGATCATTATTAAAATTAGAAATGCCTATGATAATAAGTACTGGGATGAGTAGTTGGGCTGAAATAGATCAATTAATAAAATTACTAAAAAAAGAGAAAAGTAATTTTTGTTTGATGCAGTGCACAAGTAAGTATCCAACTAATTTGGCAGAAGTTGGTCTAAACATTCTGCATGATTTTAAAAAAAAATATAATTGTAGGGTCGGATTATCTGACCATTCTGGATCAATATCTCCTTCTCTAGCAGCATTAGCAAATGGTTTTAACATTATTGAAGTCCATGCCACATTCGATAAAAGAATGTTTGGTCCAGATGTATCATCCTCTTTAACTTTAGAAGAAATAGAATCAATTGTTAGTTTTTCAAAAGACTTAGAAATTATGAGATTAAATCCAATCAATAAAGATCTTATAGCTAAGGATCTTAATAAACAAAAAAAACTTTTTGGTAAAAGTCTTACATACAATGGTGATTTTGAAAAAGGTCACATAATTAATGAAAAAGATCTTTCTCTAAAAAAACCTGGTTCTGGGGTCCCAATTCAAGATCTTCATAAACTCATAGGGAAGAAATTAAAAACCAATGTTAAAATAAACAGACTTTTAAAATTAGAAGAGATTGAATGA